A part of Myxococcales bacterium genomic DNA contains:
- the ffh gene encoding signal recognition particle protein, protein MLETISKGFSAAKNLLKKESVLNENNIASALKEVRLSLLEADVEYGVVKTFISRVKERSLGATIKTSITDKKGRTHKLSPSEHFIGICYEELEALMGPECEEVEFFKPITSFMMVGLQGSGKTTTSAKLARYLKEDKNKKPLLVAADIYRPGAAHQLEILGERLKIPVFHIENASAQEICKQGFQKAKELKCDVVIFDTAGRLAIDEKLMAELDDIKDMINPQHIFLVVDAMIGQDAVTTASQFNNRLDISGFILTKLDGDARGGAAISIKEITKKPIKFLGMGEDLNSLEPFRPQGLASRILGMGDVVSLVKDFEKHVDEKEAEADVKRLMRGSFSFNDFIKQLKMIRKLGSFQSILERLPGMQDMLGGQAKVDEREFNKFEAMISSMTEQERNFPELLAKVKRRRERVAKGSGHKLSELEALIERFMMMRQMMQSLGKNPNAMAQMPMFKNMNRMSQIAQNYGQPAGSNPLDMFGPNMMGGQARPPAPQFVAPKVSSKQKKDKRKQQKQARKKNKKR, encoded by the coding sequence ATGCTTGAGACAATTTCCAAAGGTTTTAGTGCCGCTAAAAATCTGCTTAAAAAAGAAAGCGTATTAAATGAAAACAATATTGCCAGCGCTTTGAAAGAAGTGCGTCTTTCCTTGCTCGAAGCTGATGTTGAGTATGGAGTAGTCAAGACTTTTATTAGCCGCGTTAAGGAACGCAGCCTTGGCGCGACAATCAAAACTTCTATAACGGATAAGAAAGGGCGCACCCATAAACTTTCTCCCAGTGAGCATTTTATTGGCATTTGCTATGAAGAGCTCGAAGCTCTCATGGGGCCTGAATGTGAAGAGGTTGAATTTTTCAAGCCCATTACCTCATTTATGATGGTTGGTTTGCAAGGGAGTGGAAAAACTACAACCAGCGCTAAACTTGCACGCTATCTAAAAGAAGATAAAAATAAAAAACCTCTTTTGGTTGCAGCAGATATTTATCGGCCTGGAGCAGCTCATCAGTTGGAAATTTTAGGTGAACGCCTCAAGATCCCTGTGTTTCACATTGAAAACGCAAGCGCTCAAGAGATCTGCAAACAAGGTTTTCAAAAAGCCAAAGAGCTCAAATGCGATGTAGTCATTTTCGATACAGCGGGCCGTCTCGCTATTGATGAAAAACTCATGGCCGAACTGGATGATATAAAAGATATGATCAACCCTCAACATATCTTTTTGGTTGTTGATGCGATGATCGGTCAAGATGCTGTTACCACTGCCTCACAGTTTAACAATCGCTTGGATATAAGTGGCTTTATTCTGACCAAATTGGATGGTGACGCTCGTGGTGGCGCTGCCATATCTATCAAAGAAATCACCAAAAAGCCTATTAAATTCCTCGGCATGGGAGAAGATCTCAACAGTCTAGAGCCTTTCCGGCCGCAAGGCTTAGCGAGCCGAATCCTTGGAATGGGCGACGTAGTCTCGCTAGTCAAAGATTTTGAAAAACATGTGGATGAAAAAGAAGCTGAAGCCGATGTTAAACGTCTTATGCGTGGCTCATTTTCATTCAATGATTTTATTAAACAGCTCAAGATGATTAGAAAACTAGGTTCATTTCAATCGATCCTTGAGCGTCTGCCTGGTATGCAAGATATGCTTGGTGGTCAAGCCAAAGTTGATGAGCGCGAGTTCAATAAATTTGAAGCGATGATTTCCTCAATGACTGAGCAAGAAAGAAATTTCCCTGAATTGCTGGCTAAGGTAAAGCGTCGCAGGGAACGTGTAGCCAAAGGTAGTGGTCATAAGCTTTCTGAGCTCGAGGCTCTTATTGAGCGTTTCATGATGATGAGACAGATGATGCAATCATTGGGTAAAAATCCCAACGCAATGGCTCAAATGCCTATGTTCAAAAATATGAACCGCATGTCGCAGATTGCTCAAAATTATGGGCAACCGGCAGGAAGCAACCCTCTAGATATGTTTGGACCAAACATGATGGGCGGCCAAGCTCGACCACCTGCACCACAGTTTGTTGCACCCAAAGTATCGAGCAAACAAAAGAAAGATAAACGAAAGCAACAAAAACAAGCTAGAAAGAAAAATAAGAAACGCTAG
- a CDS encoding integration host factor subunit beta: MTKSELIDDIALQTPEIQRRDVELVVNTILQTMTEALSRGQRIEIRGFGSFVPKLRKSRAARNPRTGDEVQVPQKYVPFFTVGKELKERINEEPTRESLYGGNKSPWQE, from the coding sequence GTGACCAAAAGTGAATTAATTGATGATATCGCCCTACAAACACCAGAAATACAGCGACGCGATGTGGAGCTGGTGGTGAATACCATTTTACAAACCATGACAGAAGCATTATCCCGTGGGCAACGAATAGAAATAAGAGGTTTTGGTTCTTTTGTTCCTAAGCTTAGAAAGTCCAGAGCTGCTCGGAACCCCAGGACCGGTGATGAAGTGCAGGTGCCCCAAAAGTATGTGCCCTTTTTTACTGTAGGTAAGGAACTAAAAGAGCGCATTAACGAAGAGCCAACGAGAGAAAGTCTTTATGGCGGTAATAAATCTCCTTGGCAGGAGTAA
- a CDS encoding competence/damage-inducible protein A codes for MKKTGLIVIGDEILSGKIKDENSFVFTSVMFERGVKVERIEVIPDQLEAIADTVKRFSSLYDYVCTSGGVGPTHDDRTLEGISLAFRKPLIEHQEAFRYFQLAQEKAGRGSVVSDAQRKMLAFPKGSKVYFVEPLWLPLIQLRNVYIFPGVPFLFERLLKHNSYLFDGSQFFRELIATDKSESTIAHDLSTIQDQFNEVQIGSYPQSPQKDFRVLVSVEGENKDQVLTVANLLLSVLDGRRVLYY; via the coding sequence GTGAAAAAAACAGGACTGATCGTCATCGGTGACGAGATTCTCAGCGGAAAAATTAAAGACGAGAATAGCTTTGTGTTCACATCGGTGATGTTTGAGCGAGGCGTCAAAGTAGAAAGGATTGAAGTAATTCCTGATCAGCTGGAAGCTATTGCCGATACAGTTAAACGTTTCAGCTCTCTGTACGATTATGTGTGTACTTCAGGGGGCGTTGGACCAACTCACGACGATCGTACCTTAGAGGGTATTTCGCTAGCGTTTAGAAAACCTCTTATCGAACATCAAGAAGCTTTTCGCTATTTTCAGCTAGCGCAAGAAAAAGCTGGTCGAGGCTCAGTCGTCAGCGATGCACAGCGAAAAATGTTGGCTTTTCCTAAAGGTAGTAAGGTGTATTTTGTGGAACCACTATGGCTTCCACTTATTCAGTTGAGAAATGTTTATATATTTCCCGGAGTTCCTTTTCTATTTGAACGCTTACTCAAACATAACTCCTATTTGTTTGATGGCTCGCAATTTTTTAGAGAACTTATAGCTACTGATAAAAGCGAAAGCACGATCGCTCATGACTTAAGCACCATCCAAGATCAATTTAATGAAGTTCAAATCGGCTCCTATCCTCAATCACCACAAAAAGATTTTAGGGTTTTGGTGAGCGTGGAGGGAGAAAATAAAGATCAGGTTTTAACGGTGGCAAATCTTTTACTCTCTGTGCTCGATGGAAGACGCGTTTTATACTATTAA
- the scpA gene encoding methylmalonyl-CoA mutase: MKEHKINSADILGWQKLAEYERAGKNNSFSSKESKKNQHDPVYSSLDTADMKESMPGFFPYTRGIRATMYTHRPWTIRQYAGFSSAKASNVFYQECLKKGQKGLSVAFDLPTHRGYDSDNPLVVADVGKAGVAIDSVLDMQELFKDIDLSQVSVSMTMNGAVLPVLAAFIVAAEESGVSKEKISGTIQNDILKEFLVRNTFIYPPKPSMRIVADIIEYSSRYLPQFNSISISGYHIHEAGADLALELGLTLADGIEYVKAALDRGIAIDNFASRLSFFFATGMDFFMEVAKLRAARTIWAHTMKEFGAKEEKSLFLRTHCQTSGWSLAAKDPLNNVVRTTIEAMAAVLGGTQSLHTNSYDEAISLPTSTSSRIARNTQLILQHESRICDVVDPLGGSYYVEYLTAKIAKKARHIMDQIALAGGMTKALETGLPSQWIEEAALERQARIDSQQEVVVGVNKYQLDEEEPIEILSIDNHQVIKEQKEKLAQLKNTRNESKCKFALEALAQGAKDGKNLLELSINAMRNRASVGEVSEALEQVFRRFEPKVSSSFGVYKKMYDKEDELQELLSETKALAKLMGRQPRLLVAKLGQDGHDRGAKVIASAFADLGFDVDLSPLFQTPKTIAQQAIDNDVHVIGVSTLAAGHLTLVPELMKELKKRSANDILVVVGGVIPPQDYDTLKSLGVLEIFGPGTSVLSAAHRVLECLKARIK, encoded by the coding sequence ATGAAAGAGCATAAAATTAATTCTGCAGATATTCTTGGCTGGCAAAAATTAGCTGAGTATGAGCGTGCAGGAAAGAACAACTCTTTTTCAAGCAAAGAGAGCAAAAAAAATCAACATGATCCTGTCTATAGCTCACTTGATACAGCAGACATGAAAGAATCTATGCCTGGTTTTTTTCCCTACACCCGTGGCATTCGCGCTACTATGTACACCCATCGTCCCTGGACTATTCGCCAATATGCAGGCTTCAGCAGCGCGAAGGCATCAAATGTTTTTTATCAAGAATGTTTAAAAAAGGGGCAAAAGGGTTTGTCCGTAGCATTCGATTTACCCACTCATCGCGGATATGATTCTGACAATCCTTTGGTTGTGGCTGATGTTGGTAAAGCAGGAGTTGCTATTGATTCAGTTCTCGATATGCAAGAATTATTCAAGGACATCGATCTGTCTCAAGTGAGTGTATCTATGACCATGAATGGGGCGGTGCTTCCGGTACTTGCGGCTTTTATCGTGGCTGCTGAAGAAAGCGGAGTTAGTAAAGAAAAAATTTCAGGTACGATTCAAAATGATATTTTAAAAGAATTTCTGGTGCGCAATACTTTTATTTACCCGCCAAAACCTTCAATGAGAATTGTTGCCGATATAATTGAATACAGTTCTCGATATTTGCCTCAATTTAATTCCATCAGTATCAGTGGATATCATATTCACGAAGCTGGAGCAGATTTAGCGCTAGAGCTTGGACTTACACTTGCCGATGGGATTGAGTATGTAAAAGCCGCACTTGATCGTGGTATTGCTATTGATAATTTTGCTTCGCGTTTATCTTTCTTTTTTGCCACCGGAATGGATTTTTTTATGGAAGTGGCAAAACTTCGAGCAGCTCGTACAATTTGGGCACACACTATGAAAGAGTTCGGAGCCAAAGAAGAAAAATCTTTGTTTTTAAGAACTCACTGTCAAACATCAGGCTGGAGCCTTGCTGCCAAAGATCCTCTCAACAATGTGGTGAGAACTACTATTGAAGCGATGGCTGCAGTATTAGGTGGTACCCAATCGCTGCATACCAATTCTTATGACGAAGCTATTTCTTTACCAACGTCAACCTCTTCACGTATAGCGCGTAACACACAATTAATTTTGCAACATGAAAGCCGTATTTGCGATGTAGTAGATCCGCTTGGTGGTTCTTATTATGTAGAATATTTGACAGCCAAGATTGCCAAAAAAGCAAGGCATATTATGGATCAGATAGCTTTGGCAGGTGGAATGACAAAAGCCTTAGAGACAGGTTTGCCTTCTCAGTGGATTGAGGAAGCTGCACTTGAACGACAGGCCAGGATCGATAGTCAGCAAGAAGTAGTTGTAGGAGTAAACAAATATCAACTTGATGAAGAGGAACCTATCGAAATTTTATCTATCGATAACCATCAAGTGATCAAAGAGCAAAAAGAAAAGTTGGCTCAACTTAAAAACACTCGCAATGAAAGCAAATGTAAATTTGCTTTAGAAGCTTTGGCACAGGGAGCGAAAGATGGAAAAAATTTATTGGAACTGAGTATCAATGCTATGCGCAATCGCGCGAGTGTTGGTGAAGTAAGTGAGGCCTTAGAACAAGTATTTAGGCGCTTTGAGCCAAAAGTGTCATCGAGCTTTGGAGTCTATAAAAAAATGTATGATAAGGAAGATGAACTTCAAGAGTTACTTAGTGAAACCAAAGCATTGGCTAAGCTGATGGGACGTCAGCCTCGATTGTTGGTAGCAAAATTGGGTCAAGATGGGCACGATAGGGGAGCAAAAGTTATTGCCAGTGCCTTTGCCGATCTTGGTTTTGATGTTGATCTTTCTCCACTCTTTCAAACGCCAAAAACTATAGCCCAGCAAGCAATCGATAATGATGTGCATGTGATAGGTGTAAGCACCTTAGCTGCAGGACATCTTACTTTGGTGCCTGAGCTGATGAAAGAGCTTAAAAAGAGAAGTGCCAACGATATCTTAGTGGTGGTGGGAGGTGTTATTCCTCCGCAGGATTATGACACACTAAAAAGCCTTGGAGTTTTAGAAATTTTTGGGCCGGGTACAAGCGTGCTGAGTGCTGCTCATCGTGTATTGGAATGTTTAAAAGCACGGATCAAATAA
- a CDS encoding methylmalonyl Co-A mutase-associated GTPase MeaB, whose amino-acid sequence MKDEQLLKSFLSGDRRALSQLITLIESDRESDRKKAAHLLKNMHNSQKSLRIALSGPPGVGKSSLINVLGKKLRAQNYKVAILPIDPASEVHGGSILADKTRMTQLLDDEGVYIRPSSSRAVLGGVSVATHDVIFAVESFGFNAVIIETVGVGQSETLAYSLADHFVVMMQPGAGDQLQALKKGILERADFIIVNKFDDALKSLARATYNQLKGALNTPVYLVSAMLDIGVDDFCSDLFKTHQQKMASAYLFSERQKRLHSFLRFAFEREFMKRLFEQSSTQEKAQRIIQEIVTKKQALAPELNAWIDEIFNRIQ is encoded by the coding sequence ATGAAAGACGAACAATTACTCAAGTCATTTTTGTCCGGTGATAGGCGAGCGCTTTCACAGCTCATTACCTTGATAGAATCGGATCGCGAAAGTGATCGTAAAAAAGCAGCTCATCTTTTAAAGAACATGCACAATTCTCAGAAGAGTTTGCGTATTGCCTTGTCAGGGCCACCAGGCGTGGGGAAAAGTAGTCTTATCAATGTGCTTGGCAAAAAGTTGCGTGCTCAAAATTATAAAGTTGCTATTCTTCCTATTGATCCGGCGAGCGAGGTACATGGAGGAAGTATTCTTGCTGACAAAACCAGGATGACGCAATTGCTTGATGATGAAGGTGTGTATATTCGCCCATCCTCATCACGAGCAGTTTTGGGAGGAGTGAGTGTTGCAACACACGATGTAATTTTTGCCGTTGAATCATTTGGTTTTAATGCCGTGATAATCGAGACAGTTGGAGTTGGTCAATCGGAAACATTGGCTTATTCTCTAGCTGATCATTTTGTTGTGATGATGCAGCCTGGAGCAGGTGATCAGCTGCAAGCCTTAAAAAAAGGTATTCTTGAACGAGCTGATTTTATTATTGTCAATAAATTTGATGATGCCCTTAAGTCTTTAGCTCGAGCGACCTACAATCAACTTAAAGGAGCACTCAATACGCCGGTCTACTTAGTGAGTGCTATGCTAGATATTGGTGTAGATGATTTTTGTTCTGATCTTTTTAAAACCCATCAACAAAAAATGGCGAGTGCTTATCTTTTTTCAGAACGGCAAAAGCGCTTGCATTCATTTTTACGTTTTGCTTTTGAACGTGAATTTATGAAAAGACTCTTTGAGCAATCTTCTACTCAAGAAAAAGCGCAAAGAATTATCCAAGAGATTGTCACAAAAAAACAAGCGCTCGCTCCTGAGCTCAACGCCTGGATTGATGAGATTTTTAATCGCATTCAATAA
- a CDS encoding thiamine diphosphokinase, which produces MYPFPSKQFTLIAADGQKPSPHFFLNHLKHASSLLAADGAASWCFDHNFSPDLVIGDMDSCSRLTIPFVHVEDQNSNDLEKVFKYCMEKNLKNLLVMGAFGLRADHFLTNIFVLNKYSLHLNIFFIDDQQMAFICPPNKHLLISGSNLSYFSLYPLAHQVGPINTEGVLYPLKNEYLSIHNSLGTLNKISHNTISLRCQSQNLLVLLPFDKDLVIECD; this is translated from the coding sequence ATGTACCCATTTCCAAGCAAACAATTCACCTTAATTGCAGCTGATGGTCAAAAACCAAGCCCACATTTTTTTTTGAATCATCTCAAGCATGCATCTTCTTTGCTCGCTGCTGATGGAGCTGCATCATGGTGCTTTGACCATAATTTCAGTCCTGATCTTGTTATTGGTGATATGGATAGCTGCTCTCGCTTAACAATACCTTTCGTTCATGTAGAAGATCAAAATAGTAATGACCTGGAAAAAGTCTTTAAGTACTGCATGGAAAAGAATTTAAAAAATCTCTTAGTGATGGGGGCTTTTGGCTTAAGAGCAGATCATTTTCTCACCAATATTTTTGTTCTCAATAAATATTCATTGCATCTAAATATTTTTTTTATTGATGACCAACAAATGGCTTTTATCTGCCCACCCAATAAGCATCTTCTGATTTCAGGGAGTAATTTATCTTACTTTTCTTTATATCCACTTGCTCACCAAGTAGGACCGATAAATACTGAAGGAGTTTTGTATCCTTTAAAAAATGAATATCTGTCGATACATAACAGTCTGGGAACCCTCAATAAAATTTCTCACAACACTATTTCATTACGCTGCCAAAGCCAAAATTTATTGGTGTTGCTTCCATTTGATAAGGATCTTGTTATTGAATGCGATTAA
- a CDS encoding thioredoxin domain-containing protein: protein MKRIILLMVLILASCTDQGCSSKKNIRKDDEYAKVGNKIEQFPALDFSKLNNQEQQDKIIALFNDEICPCGCRKTFAQCLVMKNACKPGIMLGQWAIDQLSMGHPERYVIQGLNEEINAGFLATPRKVNLLGAHHRGNKKAPITIVEFTDFECPACKTVFKPLSKLIDDEKDNVQLYFMHFPLKRHANAQKAAVAAEAAGLQGKFWEMHDLLLSQNGSLNEDIIKTLASTIFNEEQMLQFEKDIQREDLAQKIIAQRDHAIKDLKLLATPAILFNGRPFHLSLKDDALKLRLAMELERASINCEARGP from the coding sequence ATGAAACGTATAATATTGCTCATGGTACTTATTCTCGCCTCGTGCACTGATCAGGGATGCAGCTCGAAAAAAAACATACGAAAAGACGATGAATATGCAAAGGTCGGCAATAAAATTGAGCAGTTTCCGGCTCTTGATTTTTCAAAGCTTAATAATCAAGAACAACAAGATAAAATTATTGCTCTCTTCAACGACGAGATCTGCCCATGCGGATGTAGGAAAACTTTTGCTCAATGCTTAGTTATGAAAAATGCTTGCAAACCGGGTATCATGCTCGGCCAATGGGCCATTGATCAATTGTCTATGGGTCATCCTGAGCGCTATGTCATTCAAGGCTTAAACGAAGAAATCAATGCAGGCTTTCTTGCTACTCCTCGAAAAGTAAATCTTCTTGGAGCGCATCATAGGGGCAACAAAAAGGCTCCTATCACCATAGTTGAATTTACTGACTTTGAATGTCCTGCATGCAAAACAGTGTTTAAACCTTTATCAAAACTGATTGACGATGAAAAAGATAACGTGCAGCTGTACTTCATGCATTTTCCTCTCAAAAGACATGCCAATGCGCAAAAGGCAGCTGTCGCAGCTGAAGCGGCGGGACTTCAGGGAAAATTTTGGGAAATGCACGATCTGCTCCTGAGCCAAAATGGAAGTTTGAACGAAGATATCATCAAAACTTTGGCCTCAACTATTTTTAACGAAGAACAAATGCTGCAGTTTGAAAAAGATATACAACGAGAAGATTTAGCACAAAAAATTATTGCTCAACGTGACCATGCCATTAAAGATTTAAAACTTCTTGCAACCCCAGCGATTCTCTTTAACGGACGTCCTTTTCACCTGAGCCTAAAAGATGATGCGCTTAAACTACGTTTAGCAATGGAACTTGAGCGTGCCTCAATCAATTGCGAAGCACGTGGCCCATAG
- the tsaD gene encoding tRNA (adenosine(37)-N6)-threonylcarbamoyltransferase complex transferase subunit TsaD: MKKILAIETSCDDTAVAVINEQGQILGNAIYTQVHEYARYGGVVPEIGSRAHIEQILCTTKLALKKACLEISAIDVVAATIAPGLVGPLLVGANFAKGLALSLNIPFVGVHHIRGHVLAGLSEPDFPKPPFIALIASGGHSALYQCDKNYRISLIGETLDDAAGEAFDKIGRALGLGYPAGKKMDELARLGDASRFKLPIAMRKESHFNFSFSGLKTEAIRCIREQNPFNEQSLKDLCASVECAISQALCERTLRAAQEKNIKNIVIGGGVAANTGLRHTIKSQCDTLGISLYLPPKELCTDNAVMIARAALIELKDGRVSSLATDVKATLPVEQADALVQ; encoded by the coding sequence ATGAAAAAAATTCTTGCTATTGAAACAAGCTGCGATGATACAGCTGTTGCCGTGATCAATGAACAAGGACAGATTTTAGGCAACGCAATCTACACTCAGGTGCATGAATATGCTCGTTATGGTGGTGTGGTGCCTGAGATTGGTTCGAGGGCTCATATTGAACAGATTTTGTGCACCACTAAATTGGCTTTAAAAAAAGCATGCTTAGAAATTTCAGCAATTGATGTGGTAGCAGCGACTATAGCTCCCGGGCTGGTAGGCCCTCTATTGGTAGGCGCAAATTTTGCTAAAGGTTTAGCTTTGTCTTTGAATATTCCTTTTGTGGGGGTGCATCATATTCGAGGTCATGTGCTTGCAGGCTTGAGCGAGCCTGATTTTCCAAAGCCTCCTTTCATTGCGCTGATTGCATCAGGGGGGCATAGTGCTTTGTATCAGTGCGATAAAAATTATCGCATCAGCTTGATCGGTGAAACCTTAGATGATGCAGCAGGAGAAGCATTTGATAAGATCGGTCGAGCATTGGGATTAGGCTATCCCGCAGGCAAAAAAATGGATGAACTTGCACGCTTAGGTGATGCAAGCCGTTTCAAATTACCTATCGCCATGCGCAAAGAATCACATTTTAATTTTTCTTTTTCTGGACTTAAAACGGAAGCAATACGTTGCATTCGGGAACAAAATCCCTTTAATGAACAGAGTTTAAAAGATTTATGTGCTTCGGTAGAATGCGCAATTTCTCAGGCGCTGTGCGAGCGAACTCTAAGAGCTGCTCAAGAAAAAAACATAAAAAATATTGTGATCGGTGGAGGGGTAGCAGCGAATACCGGTTTACGCCATACCATAAAAAGCCAGTGTGATACTTTAGGCATTTCACTTTATCTTCCTCCTAAGGAGCTTTGTACTGATAATGCGGTGATGATTGCCCGTGCAGCGCTTATTGAGTTAAAAGATGGCAGAGTGAGTTCACTGGCAACTGATGTGAAGGCAACTCTTCCAGTAGAACAAGCTGATGCACTTGTTCAATAA
- a CDS encoding NADH-quinone oxidoreductase subunit C, giving the protein MFKSLKQLLDQRLGSLIVQDDLALDEGYYIKVDATHLNAASYFLKHDPDTRLTLLDYIMVIKVDTLPWTLGVIEPNSTHEIVYQLKSLKLPYKINIVIEVSKNTGVIPSIQNLFIGARWLENDIRENYYFDINED; this is encoded by the coding sequence ATGTTTAAGAGCTTAAAACAACTTTTAGATCAGCGTTTAGGAAGTCTCATAGTTCAAGATGACCTTGCACTCGACGAAGGTTATTACATCAAGGTGGATGCAACTCACCTTAATGCTGCAAGTTATTTTTTAAAACATGATCCTGATACTCGCTTGACGCTGCTCGATTATATTATGGTAATCAAAGTTGATACTCTTCCCTGGACTCTAGGAGTAATCGAGCCAAACTCCACACACGAAATTGTCTATCAACTTAAAAGTTTAAAGCTGCCTTATAAAATTAACATTGTTATCGAAGTGAGCAAAAATACAGGAGTTATTCCAAGCATTCAGAACTTATTTATTGGCGCGCGTTGGTTGGAGAATGATATTAGAGAAAATTATTATTTCGATATCAACGAAGACTAG